The following are from one region of the Flexibacter flexilis DSM 6793 genome:
- a CDS encoding patatin-like phospholipase family protein has protein sequence MAKTIKTGLVLQGGGALGAYQWGAIKAFEEQSSFDPCIVTGVSIGAINAAVYLSGGVEALDTLWTTIQMRVNPFLPQSWQAKESKIANPNMYYINPFFLASPLTALNIYDLAPFWGLLEKLIDIQKLNSLETKLVVEAVNVETGDLVPFSNHDKDGISLDKIVASMSIPPNFPAVKVDNNYYWDGGLFANMPLAPAINYLEAIEGHNIERELLIINLFRKNAAMPTNIDQISNRIKELMFESKLALDNRTFAAMDSYIDLIHKIDAVLPADSPIKQEPAYQKLMNHKKINKHTVLQYEAEGVEGTDDFTPAAMNLRFRTGYRDALTTLSQKNQLSYSFI, from the coding sequence ATGGCAAAAACAATCAAAACAGGACTTGTGCTCCAAGGCGGTGGCGCGTTAGGGGCTTATCAGTGGGGGGCGATTAAAGCATTTGAAGAGCAATCATCGTTTGATCCTTGTATTGTTACGGGCGTTTCCATTGGAGCAATCAATGCCGCCGTGTATTTGAGTGGTGGCGTAGAAGCGTTGGATACGCTTTGGACGACTATCCAAATGCGCGTTAATCCGTTTTTACCGCAAAGCTGGCAAGCCAAAGAATCTAAGATTGCCAACCCGAATATGTACTACATCAATCCGTTTTTTCTGGCCTCGCCGCTTACTGCGCTGAACATTTATGACTTAGCTCCGTTTTGGGGATTGCTCGAAAAACTCATTGATATACAAAAACTTAATAGCCTCGAAACCAAATTGGTCGTAGAAGCCGTAAACGTAGAAACTGGCGATTTAGTGCCGTTTAGCAACCACGACAAAGACGGCATTAGTTTAGATAAAATCGTGGCAAGTATGAGCATTCCGCCCAATTTTCCTGCCGTAAAAGTAGATAACAACTACTATTGGGACGGTGGTTTGTTTGCCAATATGCCATTGGCTCCCGCCATTAATTATCTGGAAGCAATTGAAGGGCATAACATCGAACGTGAGTTATTAATTATCAATCTATTTCGAAAAAATGCAGCCATGCCTACCAACATAGACCAGATTTCTAACCGCATCAAAGAATTGATGTTTGAAAGCAAATTGGCTTTGGACAACCGCACTTTTGCCGCAATGGATAGCTACATAGACCTGATTCATAAGATAGATGCCGTTTTGCCAGCCGACAGCCCCATCAAGCAAGAGCCAGCCTACCAGAAACTCATGAACCATAAAAAAATTAATAAACACACCGTGTTGCAGTACGAAGCCGAAGGCGTGGAAGGAACTGACGATTTTACGCCAGCCGCCATGAATCTACGTTTCCGTACAGGCTACCGCGATGCGCTTACCACTTTAAGCCAAAAAAATCAACTTTCATACTCATTTATCTAG